A genomic segment from Blastococcus sp. PRF04-17 encodes:
- the cobO gene encoding cob(I)yrinic acid a,c-diamide adenosyltransferase, whose amino-acid sequence MPRGQVAVDPQDGLTTKQRRNRPLLVVHTGEMKGKSTAAFGMAMRAWNQGWPVAVYQFVKSAKWKVGEENALTALGRLHEQTGEGGPVVWHKMGSGWSWSRRQGTETDHAADAAEGWAQIKRDLAAEAHRFYVLDEFTYPMTWGWVDVDDVVATLTARTGTQHVVITGRTAHPALVEAADLVVEMTKVKHPMDAGQKGQRGIEW is encoded by the coding sequence ATGCCCCGGGGACAGGTCGCGGTCGACCCGCAGGACGGGCTCACCACGAAGCAGCGGCGCAACCGGCCGCTGCTGGTGGTCCACACCGGCGAGATGAAGGGCAAGTCGACCGCCGCGTTCGGCATGGCCATGCGCGCCTGGAACCAGGGCTGGCCGGTCGCGGTCTACCAGTTCGTCAAGAGCGCCAAGTGGAAGGTCGGCGAGGAGAACGCGCTGACCGCGCTCGGCCGGCTGCACGAGCAGACCGGTGAGGGCGGGCCGGTCGTCTGGCACAAGATGGGCAGCGGCTGGAGCTGGTCGCGCCGGCAGGGCACCGAGACCGACCACGCCGCCGACGCCGCCGAGGGCTGGGCGCAGATCAAGCGGGACCTGGCCGCCGAGGCGCACCGGTTCTACGTCCTCGACGAGTTCACCTACCCCATGACGTGGGGCTGGGTCGACGTGGACGACGTCGTGGCGACGCTGACCGCGCGCACCGGCACCCAGCACGTGGTGATCACCGGCCGCACCGCGCACCCGGCGCTGGTGGAGGCGGCGGACCTGGTGGTCGAGATGACGAAGGTCAAGCACCCCATGGACGCGGGCCAGAAGGGTCAGCGAGGCATCGAGTGGTGA
- a CDS encoding cobalamin biosynthesis protein — protein MITVGVGTSSGVSAAEVLAAVDAVLPAGATSVRLSTLDTRLLEAGIREAAAHRGWRLVGHPAAVLAAVPVPTPSARVAAAVGTASVAEAAALVDGGSLMVPKTVLGRVTVALVVG, from the coding sequence GTGATCACCGTGGGCGTCGGGACGTCCAGCGGGGTGAGTGCGGCGGAGGTGCTGGCCGCGGTGGACGCGGTGCTGCCCGCCGGCGCGACCTCCGTGCGCCTGTCGACCCTCGACACGCGGCTACTGGAGGCGGGCATCCGCGAAGCGGCGGCGCACCGGGGCTGGCGGCTCGTCGGCCACCCCGCCGCCGTGCTGGCCGCGGTGCCGGTCCCGACGCCGTCGGCGCGGGTCGCGGCCGCCGTCGGCACCGCCTCCGTGGCCGAGGCCGCGGCATTGGTGGACGGCGGCTCGCTCATGGTGCCCAAGACGGTGCTCGGCCGGGTCACCGTGGCCCTGGTGGTCGGCTGA
- the cobC gene encoding Rv2231c family pyridoxal phosphate-dependent protein CobC, translating into MTDLHHHGDAELAPGLVDLAVNVRADAPPAWLRTVLHASIDAAAAYPDPAPARAAVAAAHGRPVEEVLLAAGAAEVFVLVARALRPRLAAVVHPSFTEPEAALQAAGHPVTRVQLRAEDGWRLDLSAVPEEADLVVLGNPTNPTSVLHPTADIADLARPGRVLVVDEAFADTVPGEPGSVAARREIPGLLVVRSLTKTWGLAGLRVGYALGPAPLVARLAAAQPHWPVSTPALAALVACSTAAARAEAEAVARDVDRWRAALIGSLPPSVVVEGSPRSSFVLLRVPGGARVRAQLRRRGWAVRRGDTFPGLTADHLRVAVRRPEVSSAFASDLAAVLSPVPTPEEVP; encoded by the coding sequence ATGACCGATCTCCACCACCACGGCGACGCGGAGCTGGCCCCCGGCCTGGTCGACCTCGCCGTCAACGTCCGCGCCGACGCGCCGCCGGCGTGGCTGCGCACCGTGCTGCACGCCTCGATCGACGCCGCGGCGGCGTACCCGGATCCCGCGCCGGCCCGGGCGGCGGTCGCCGCCGCCCACGGCCGCCCCGTCGAGGAGGTGCTCCTCGCAGCCGGCGCGGCCGAGGTCTTCGTCCTCGTCGCCCGGGCCCTGCGCCCCCGGCTCGCCGCTGTCGTCCACCCGTCGTTCACCGAGCCGGAGGCGGCGCTGCAGGCGGCCGGGCACCCCGTGACCCGCGTGCAGCTGCGTGCCGAGGACGGCTGGCGGCTCGACCTGTCCGCGGTGCCCGAGGAGGCCGACCTCGTCGTGCTCGGCAACCCGACGAACCCGACGTCCGTGCTCCACCCGACCGCCGACATCGCCGACCTGGCCCGACCGGGGCGGGTGCTCGTGGTCGACGAGGCCTTCGCCGACACGGTGCCCGGAGAACCCGGCTCGGTGGCAGCCCGACGGGAAATCCCCGGCCTGCTCGTCGTGCGCAGCCTGACCAAGACCTGGGGACTGGCCGGTCTCCGGGTGGGCTATGCGCTGGGTCCAGCACCGCTGGTGGCGCGCCTGGCCGCCGCCCAGCCGCACTGGCCGGTGTCCACGCCCGCGCTCGCCGCGCTCGTCGCCTGCAGCACGGCCGCTGCGCGCGCCGAGGCCGAGGCGGTGGCGCGGGACGTCGACCGGTGGCGAGCGGCGCTCATCGGGAGCCTGCCGCCCTCCGTGGTCGTGGAGGGGAGTCCCCGCTCCTCCTTCGTGCTGCTCCGCGTCCCCGGCGGGGCGCGGGTGCGCGCCCAGCTGCGGCGGCGGGGCTGGGCGGTGCGGCGCGGGGACACCTTCCCCGGCCTGACCGCGGACCACCTCCGGGTCGCCGTGCGACGACCCGAGGTCTCCTCCGCCTTCGCCTCCGACCTGGCCGCCGTCCTTTCACCCGTCCCGACTCCCGAGGAGGTGCCATGA
- a CDS encoding energy-coupling factor ABC transporter ATP-binding protein yields MSHRALAAAGLVAGYGSGSRVLDGASLTVPAGRRLALLGANGSGKTTLLRCLSGALRPTAGTVTVDGVSVAYSRSGLRTHRQTVQLVLQDPDDQLFSASVAQDVSFGPLNLGLDDEAVRARVAEALHLLALDPLSARPTHQLSYGERKRVAIAGAVAMRPCVLLLDEPTAGLDPSAVTETLAALARLQEHDSTVVMSTHDVDLALRWADEVAVVVDRAVVQGRPDEVLADTALLGRARLDRPWALTVGARLRELGLLPPGALPRTTDDLLAALPSAPAVRP; encoded by the coding sequence ATGAGTCACCGCGCGCTGGCCGCCGCCGGGCTGGTCGCCGGCTACGGGTCGGGCAGCCGTGTGCTCGACGGCGCCTCCCTGACCGTGCCCGCCGGCCGGCGGCTCGCCCTGCTGGGCGCCAACGGCTCGGGCAAGACGACGCTGCTGCGCTGCCTGTCCGGCGCGCTGCGCCCGACAGCCGGGACGGTCACCGTCGACGGGGTTTCCGTGGCGTACTCCCGCTCCGGGCTGCGCACGCACCGCCAGACCGTGCAGCTGGTCCTGCAGGATCCCGACGACCAGCTGTTCAGCGCCTCCGTCGCGCAGGACGTCTCGTTCGGCCCCCTCAACCTGGGTCTGGACGACGAGGCGGTGCGGGCCCGGGTGGCCGAGGCGCTGCACCTGCTCGCCCTCGACCCCCTGTCGGCGCGGCCCACCCACCAGCTGTCCTACGGCGAGCGCAAGCGGGTGGCGATCGCGGGTGCCGTCGCCATGCGCCCCTGCGTGCTGCTGCTGGACGAGCCGACCGCGGGACTCGATCCCTCCGCTGTCACCGAGACGCTGGCGGCGCTGGCCCGGTTGCAGGAGCACGACAGCACCGTGGTCATGAGCACCCACGACGTCGACCTCGCGTTGCGGTGGGCGGACGAGGTCGCCGTGGTGGTGGACCGGGCCGTCGTCCAGGGCCGGCCGGACGAGGTGCTGGCGGACACGGCGCTGCTCGGCCGCGCGCGGCTGGACCGGCCGTGGGCGCTGACGGTCGGAGCCCGGCTGCGCGAGCTGGGCCTGCTGCCGCCCGGCGCGCTCCCGCGCACCACGGACGACCTGCTGGCGGCGCTGCCCTCGGCACCGGCGGTGCGCCCGTGA
- a CDS encoding energy-coupling factor ABC transporter permease — protein sequence MHIAEGFLPVGHAVGWTVAAAPFVVHGARAVVKEVRENPESTLLLGAAGAFTFVLSAIKLPSVTGSSSHPTGTGPGAILFRPPVMALLGTVVLLFQALLLAHGGLTTLGANAFAFAVVGPWAGYGAYRLVRGAGAGLLPAVFAGVALADLATYVTTSLQLALAFPDAESGLAGALLKFLGVFAVTQIPLAVGEGLLGVLLFRVLTVNARPELERLGVLQPAPAVPAGGAA from the coding sequence GTGCACATCGCTGAAGGTTTCCTGCCGGTGGGGCACGCGGTCGGGTGGACGGTCGCCGCCGCCCCGTTCGTCGTGCACGGCGCGAGGGCCGTCGTGAAGGAGGTGCGGGAGAACCCGGAGTCGACGCTGCTGCTCGGCGCGGCCGGAGCCTTCACCTTCGTGCTGAGCGCCATCAAGCTGCCCTCGGTCACGGGCAGCTCCAGTCACCCGACCGGCACCGGCCCCGGCGCCATCCTGTTCCGACCACCGGTGATGGCGCTCCTCGGCACCGTCGTGCTGCTGTTCCAGGCCCTGCTGCTGGCGCACGGCGGCCTGACCACGCTGGGCGCGAACGCGTTCGCCTTCGCCGTGGTCGGTCCCTGGGCCGGGTACGGCGCCTACCGCCTCGTCCGCGGGGCGGGCGCGGGGCTGCTGCCGGCCGTCTTCGCCGGCGTCGCCCTGGCCGACCTCGCCACCTACGTCACCACGTCGCTCCAGCTCGCGCTGGCCTTCCCGGACGCGGAGAGCGGCCTGGCGGGCGCGCTGCTGAAGTTCCTCGGCGTCTTCGCGGTCACCCAGATCCCGCTGGCCGTCGGCGAGGGGCTCCTGGGCGTCCTGCTGTTCCGCGTCCTCACCGTCAACGCGCGACCCGAGCTCGAGCGGCTCGGCGTCCTCCAGCCCGCTCCCGCCGTTCCCGCCGGAGGTGCCGCATGA
- a CDS encoding putative cobaltochelatase produces the protein MTYPFSAVVGMDDMRLALLLNAVSPAVGGVLVRGEKGTAKSTTVRALAAVLPPVAVVPGCRFACDPAAPDPGCPDGPHEPTAGGPVRPARLVELPVGASEDRVVGSLDLERALTEGVKAFEPGLLAAAHRGVLYVDEVNLLHDHLVDLLLDAAAMGTAYVEREGVSVRHAARFLLVGTMNPEEGELRPQLLDRFGLTVEVAAPRDPAERAEVVRRRFASDADPAGFGAAWSGEESALAARIADARARLPHVVLSDAALRQVTAVCAAFDVDGLRADLVTARAAIAHAAWSGRDEVTEDDVRVAARLALPHRRRRNPFDAPGLDEETLEQALSDSRPDDDPQPDGDGPGVGKGPPPPTDRDASAGNDDEEPPAPEVPDDGGATTAPRGEGGGSTAAAPVPERAAVAPSDPFRARRLEVPGIGAGAAGRRSRARSERGRVVGSTRPAGTVTKLHLPATVLAAAPHQRARGRSGPGLRIAREDLRQATVEGREGNLVLFAVDASGSMGSRARMAAVKGAVLSLLLDAYQRRDKVGMVTFRGAAAEVALPPTWSVEAAAARLTELPTGGRTPLAAGLLKAHDVLRLERIRDPQRRPLLVVVTDGRATGARCGASLAEALAAAALLAASGTAAVVVDCESGPVRLGLAGALGTALGGETLRLEELAADALAETVRSARAA, from the coding sequence ATGACCTACCCCTTCAGCGCCGTCGTCGGCATGGACGACATGCGGCTGGCCCTTCTGCTCAACGCCGTCTCCCCTGCCGTCGGCGGCGTGCTGGTGCGCGGGGAGAAGGGCACGGCGAAGTCGACGACGGTCCGTGCGCTGGCCGCGGTCCTGCCGCCGGTCGCCGTCGTTCCCGGCTGCCGTTTCGCGTGCGACCCCGCCGCGCCCGACCCAGGCTGCCCCGACGGGCCGCACGAGCCCACGGCCGGTGGCCCGGTCCGCCCGGCGCGGCTGGTCGAGCTGCCCGTGGGCGCCTCGGAGGACCGGGTCGTCGGCTCGCTGGACCTGGAGCGCGCGCTCACCGAGGGCGTGAAGGCGTTCGAGCCCGGCCTGCTGGCCGCCGCCCACCGCGGCGTGCTCTACGTCGACGAGGTCAACCTGCTGCACGACCACCTGGTCGACCTGCTGCTGGACGCCGCGGCGATGGGCACCGCCTACGTGGAGCGGGAGGGCGTGTCGGTCCGGCACGCCGCCCGCTTCCTGCTGGTCGGCACGATGAACCCGGAGGAGGGCGAGCTGCGGCCGCAGCTGCTCGACCGCTTCGGGCTGACCGTCGAGGTGGCCGCGCCCCGCGATCCGGCCGAGCGCGCGGAGGTGGTCCGCCGGCGGTTCGCCTCGGACGCCGATCCCGCGGGCTTCGGCGCCGCCTGGTCGGGCGAGGAGTCCGCGCTGGCCGCGCGGATCGCCGATGCCCGCGCCCGGCTGCCGCACGTCGTCCTCTCCGACGCCGCGCTGCGGCAGGTGACCGCCGTGTGCGCCGCCTTCGACGTCGACGGCCTGCGCGCCGACCTGGTCACCGCCCGCGCCGCGATCGCGCACGCCGCCTGGTCCGGCCGCGACGAGGTGACCGAGGACGACGTGCGGGTGGCCGCCCGGCTGGCCCTCCCCCACCGCCGCCGGCGCAACCCGTTCGACGCCCCGGGACTGGACGAGGAGACGCTGGAGCAGGCGCTGTCCGACAGCCGCCCCGACGACGACCCCCAGCCGGACGGCGACGGACCGGGGGTCGGCAAGGGCCCGCCTCCGCCGACCGACCGGGACGCCTCCGCCGGGAACGACGACGAGGAACCTCCTGCACCGGAAGTCCCTGACGACGGCGGGGCGACGACGGCGCCGCGGGGCGAGGGCGGTGGGTCCACCGCGGCCGCACCGGTGCCCGAGCGAGCCGCCGTCGCGCCGTCCGACCCGTTCCGCGCCCGGCGGCTGGAGGTCCCCGGCATCGGCGCGGGCGCGGCCGGCCGTCGGTCGCGCGCCCGCTCCGAGCGCGGCCGGGTCGTCGGCTCCACCCGACCGGCCGGCACCGTCACGAAGCTGCACCTCCCCGCCACCGTGCTCGCCGCGGCGCCGCACCAGCGAGCGCGCGGGCGCAGCGGCCCGGGCCTGCGGATCGCCCGCGAGGACCTGCGCCAGGCCACCGTGGAGGGTCGCGAGGGCAACCTCGTCCTGTTCGCGGTCGACGCCAGCGGCTCGATGGGCTCGCGGGCACGGATGGCCGCCGTCAAGGGCGCCGTCCTGTCCCTGCTCCTGGACGCCTACCAGCGCCGCGACAAGGTCGGCATGGTCACCTTCCGCGGCGCCGCGGCCGAGGTCGCGCTCCCGCCCACCTGGTCGGTGGAGGCGGCCGCCGCCCGGCTGACCGAGCTACCCACGGGTGGGCGGACGCCGCTGGCCGCGGGGTTGCTCAAGGCGCACGACGTCCTCCGGCTGGAACGGATCCGCGACCCGCAGCGCCGGCCGCTGCTCGTCGTGGTCACCGACGGCCGCGCCACCGGCGCGCGGTGCGGTGCCTCGCTCGCCGAGGCCCTCGCCGCCGCGGCGCTGCTGGCGGCCAGCGGCACGGCCGCGGTCGTCGTCGACTGCGAGTCGGGCCCGGTCCGGTTGGGGCTGGCGGGAGCGCTCGGGACGGCGCTCGGCGGCGAGACCCTGCGGCTGGAGGAGCTGGCCGCTGACGCCCTGGCCGAGACCGTCCGCAGCGCCAGGGCCGCCTGA
- the cbiQ gene encoding cobalt ECF transporter T component CbiQ produces MTGLAVDDAAWASAWRRRAPGDKLLLCGGLVVTALVLPAWPGSALVGVVAVVLALGPARVPTRTFARAVRWPLAFVAIGAFTAVVTVDGGRLGWAPDAATTAGSLVGHALAGGAAVLLLATTTPMSDLLPALRRARVPAAVVEVAAVVYRLLFVLLDSLRTIREAQASRMGYSSLRRSYRSSGALAAAVLIRSWDRARRMQDGLAGRGLETGLRVLPETLPSSAAFLAASGAGIAGIVAATLVLA; encoded by the coding sequence GTGACCGGCCTGGCCGTCGACGACGCGGCGTGGGCCAGCGCCTGGCGGCGGCGCGCGCCCGGCGACAAGCTGCTGCTCTGCGGCGGGCTGGTCGTCACCGCCCTCGTGCTGCCGGCCTGGCCCGGCAGTGCACTGGTCGGCGTCGTGGCGGTCGTGCTCGCGCTCGGCCCCGCGCGGGTGCCCACCCGCACCTTCGCCCGCGCGGTGCGCTGGCCGCTGGCCTTCGTCGCGATCGGTGCGTTCACCGCCGTCGTCACGGTGGACGGCGGCCGCCTGGGCTGGGCGCCGGACGCCGCGACCACCGCCGGCTCCCTGGTGGGGCACGCGCTGGCCGGAGGCGCGGCCGTGCTGCTGCTGGCGACGACGACGCCGATGTCGGACCTGCTCCCGGCACTGCGCCGCGCCCGGGTGCCGGCCGCCGTCGTCGAGGTCGCCGCGGTCGTCTACCGGCTGCTGTTCGTGCTGCTGGACAGCCTGCGCACCATCCGCGAGGCGCAGGCCTCCCGGATGGGCTACTCCTCGCTGCGCCGCTCCTACCGGTCCTCCGGCGCGCTGGCCGCCGCCGTCCTCATCCGCTCCTGGGACCGGGCCCGCCGGATGCAGGACGGGCTGGCCGGCCGGGGCCTCGAGACGGGTCTGCGCGTGCTGCCCGAGACGCTGCCCTCCTCCGCCGCCTTCCTCGCCGCCTCGGGTGCCGGGATCGCCGGCATCGTCGCGGCCACGCTGGTGCTGGCATGA
- the cobA gene encoding uroporphyrinogen-III C-methyltransferase — translation MTTISLPRPSAPLHPVGLRLQDRQVVVAGGGADAYRAVVGLLDAGAVVTVVSPTVVPALEALAGSGALSWTRRRYASGDLASAWYAVAATEDPATDEAVAADAERDRMFCSRADDPGASSACAALAVAEEPVPHDGRRGRVVLVGGGPGDPGLITVRGRQALAQADVVVVDHLGPRSLLAGLRHDVEVVDASKLPRGRAMPQEEINELLVSHARAGEMVVRLKGGDPFVFGRGMEELLACAAADVPVEVVPGVTSAVGVPGVAGIPVTHRGLTHDFVVVSGHLPPDHPQSLVDWCAIGRLRGTVVVLMGVETAPAIAAALIRHGRRPDTPVAVVVEGTTGGERSVRTTLADLGTTMREESVRPPAVWVVGDVVQLAAAADQPTSVDALSRWATTTRPVPPGR, via the coding sequence ATGACCACCATCTCGCTCCCCCGTCCGTCCGCTCCCCTGCACCCGGTCGGCCTCCGGCTCCAGGACCGGCAGGTGGTCGTCGCCGGCGGAGGTGCCGACGCCTACCGGGCCGTCGTCGGCCTGCTGGATGCCGGCGCGGTCGTCACTGTCGTCAGCCCCACGGTCGTACCCGCGCTCGAGGCGCTCGCCGGCTCCGGGGCGCTGTCGTGGACCCGGCGCCGCTACGCCTCCGGGGATCTGGCGTCCGCCTGGTACGCCGTGGCGGCGACCGAGGACCCGGCGACGGACGAGGCCGTCGCCGCCGACGCCGAACGTGACCGGATGTTCTGCAGCCGTGCCGACGACCCAGGCGCCTCCAGCGCCTGCGCCGCCCTGGCCGTCGCCGAGGAACCGGTACCGCACGACGGCCGGCGCGGCCGGGTCGTCCTGGTCGGGGGTGGGCCGGGTGACCCCGGCTTGATCACCGTGCGCGGCAGGCAGGCGCTCGCGCAGGCCGACGTCGTGGTCGTCGACCACCTGGGCCCCCGGTCGCTCCTGGCCGGGCTGCGCCACGACGTGGAGGTCGTGGACGCGTCGAAGCTGCCGCGCGGACGGGCGATGCCGCAGGAGGAGATCAACGAGCTGCTGGTGTCGCACGCCCGCGCGGGCGAGATGGTCGTGCGCCTCAAGGGCGGCGACCCGTTCGTGTTCGGCCGCGGTATGGAGGAGCTGCTCGCGTGCGCGGCCGCCGACGTCCCGGTCGAGGTCGTCCCCGGCGTCACCAGCGCGGTCGGGGTCCCCGGGGTGGCCGGGATCCCGGTGACCCACCGCGGCCTCACTCACGACTTCGTCGTGGTCTCCGGGCACCTACCCCCGGACCACCCCCAGTCGCTCGTCGACTGGTGCGCGATCGGCAGGCTGCGCGGCACCGTCGTCGTCCTCATGGGGGTGGAGACGGCGCCGGCGATCGCCGCCGCGCTCATCCGGCACGGCCGCAGGCCGGACACCCCCGTCGCTGTCGTGGTCGAGGGAACGACCGGCGGGGAGCGCTCGGTCCGGACGACCCTGGCGGACCTGGGGACGACGATGCGCGAGGAGTCGGTCCGCCCGCCGGCCGTATGGGTCGTCGGTGACGTCGTGCAGTTGGCCGCAGCGGCCGACCAACCGACGTCGGTCGACGCTCTGAGCCGCTGGGCGACGACCACCCGCCCGGTCCCGCCCGGACGGTGA
- a CDS encoding cobyrinate a,c-diamide synthase, with translation MTVPRLVVAAPSSNAGKTSVATGLIAALTARGLAVAPHKVGPDYIDPGYHGLAAGRPGRNLDPWLVGEDRIGPLFLRGALHPRPADIAIVEGVMGLFDGATHPSVEPGFASTAHVAGLLRAPVVLVVDASSQARSVAALVHGFATFSPDVRLGGVVLNRVGTDRHEAILREALGAAGVPVLGAVRRMAELHTPSRHLGLIPAAERSDAALATVRRLGEVVAAAVDLDAVLTLARSAPPLDARPWDPALEVAATSARPRIAVAGGPAFTFGYAENAELLEAAGAEVVAVDPLRDEALPPGTAGLVVGGGFPEVHAAELSANETLRADVAALAARGAPVAAECAGLLYLARELDGLPMCGVLDVATAMSPRLTLGYRAAEAVSDSVLASAGTRVRGHEFHRTHAAPAAGPDAAWRWSAAGPEGFVAGSVHASYLHLNWAGSPQLAQRLVTSSARRSENARAHR, from the coding sequence GTGACGGTGCCCCGGCTGGTGGTGGCGGCCCCGAGCAGCAACGCGGGCAAGACGTCGGTGGCCACGGGGCTGATCGCCGCCCTCACCGCCCGCGGGCTCGCCGTCGCGCCGCACAAGGTCGGCCCCGACTACATCGACCCCGGCTACCACGGCCTGGCGGCCGGCCGGCCCGGCCGCAACCTGGACCCGTGGCTGGTCGGCGAGGACCGGATAGGCCCGCTCTTCCTCCGGGGGGCCCTGCACCCGCGGCCGGCCGACATCGCAATCGTCGAAGGCGTCATGGGGCTGTTCGACGGCGCGACCCACCCGTCGGTCGAGCCCGGTTTCGCCTCCACCGCGCACGTCGCCGGGCTGCTGCGGGCACCGGTCGTCCTCGTCGTCGACGCCTCGTCCCAGGCGCGGTCGGTGGCCGCGCTCGTCCACGGGTTCGCGACCTTCTCCCCCGACGTGCGGCTCGGTGGCGTCGTGCTCAACCGGGTCGGCACCGACCGGCACGAGGCCATCCTCCGCGAGGCGCTCGGCGCCGCCGGCGTGCCCGTGCTCGGTGCCGTGCGCCGGATGGCGGAGCTGCACACCCCGTCGCGGCACCTCGGCCTGATCCCGGCGGCCGAGCGGTCGGACGCCGCGCTGGCGACGGTCCGCAGGCTGGGCGAGGTCGTGGCCGCCGCCGTCGACCTCGACGCCGTGCTCACCCTGGCGAGGTCCGCTCCTCCCCTCGACGCCCGTCCCTGGGACCCGGCGCTGGAGGTCGCGGCCACATCCGCCCGGCCCCGGATCGCGGTCGCCGGCGGACCGGCCTTCACCTTCGGCTACGCGGAGAACGCCGAGCTGCTCGAGGCCGCGGGCGCGGAGGTCGTCGCCGTCGACCCGCTGCGCGACGAGGCCCTGCCACCCGGCACCGCGGGGCTCGTCGTGGGCGGCGGCTTCCCCGAGGTGCACGCCGCCGAGCTGTCGGCCAACGAGACGCTGCGCGCCGACGTCGCGGCCCTCGCGGCCCGGGGCGCTCCCGTCGCCGCGGAGTGCGCCGGGCTGCTCTACCTCGCCCGCGAGCTCGACGGCCTGCCCATGTGCGGGGTGCTCGACGTGGCGACGGCGATGTCGCCCCGGCTCACCCTCGGCTACCGCGCCGCCGAGGCCGTCAGCGACTCGGTGCTCGCTTCGGCCGGCACCCGCGTCCGCGGCCACGAGTTCCACCGGACGCACGCCGCGCCGGCCGCCGGTCCCGACGCCGCGTGGCGGTGGTCGGCGGCCGGACCCGAGGGCTTCGTGGCCGGCTCTGTGCACGCCTCCTACCTGCACCTGAACTGGGCCGGCAGCCCCCAGCTGGCCCAGCGCCTCGTCACCTCCTCCGCCCGTCGATCGGAGAACGCCCGTGCACATCGCTGA